A stretch of Henckelia pumila isolate YLH828 chromosome 4, ASM3356847v2, whole genome shotgun sequence DNA encodes these proteins:
- the LOC140866391 gene encoding uncharacterized protein isoform X2, translating to MTRSNSEAQSYFSKDFEWDRVKEEVESDPSLRFHLLPYSSEDTATQNHDSEAWENFHSRHSTGKFFKERRYLLKEFPELASCEGDSKVLEVGCGNGSTVLPILRGQESVSVYACDCSNEALERAKVVIGSTNSISNKSRFCPFQCDFSTFGFPSWLACESCSRSFPQTCASSSNKINGLNPSNFGENKRCIGGVDFITMIFTLSAIPFHGMPKAIAHCFPVLKPGGLILFRDYGLYDMTMLRFKPEQRVGYREYMRSDGTRSYFFSLDAVRNLTSAAGFIEVELEYCCVKSVNRRNGKVMKRVWVHGKFQKPKWS from the exons ATGACCAGAAGTAATAGCGAAGCCCAGAGTTACTTCTCCAAAGATTTCGAGTGGGATCGAGTCAAAGAAGAAGTCGAAAGCGATCCATCCCTTCGATTCCACTTGCTCCCCTACTCTTCGGAAGACACAGCTACCCAAAACCATGATTCCGAAGCTTGGGAAAACTTTCATTCTCGTCACTCCACTGGCAAGTTCTTCAAG GAGAGACGATACTTGTTGAAAGAGTTTCCAGAGTTAGCATCTTGCGAGGGTGATTCAAAGGTTTTGGAAGTGGGTTGTGGTAATGGAAGTACAGTGCTTCCGATCTTACG TGGACAGGAGAGCGTCAGTGTATATGCCTGTGATTGCAGTAATGAAGCTCTTGAGAGGGCCAAAGTTGTAATTGGTTCTACTAACTCAATCTCTAATAAAAGTCGTTTCTGTCCGTTCCAATGCGATTTTTCAACATTTGGATTTCCATCGTGGCTGGCCTGCGAAAGTTGCTCAAGAAGTTTCCCGCAGACTT GTGCAAGCAGCAGTAATAAGATAAATGGCCTCAATCCATCCAACTTTGGCGAAAATAAACGTTGCATTGGTGGAGTGGATTTCATTACCATG ATATTTACTTTATCCGCTATACCATTTCACGGGATGCCTAAGGCCATTGCTCATTGCTTTCCTGTTCTAAAGCCGGGAGGCCTGATTTTGTTCAGGGATTATG GTCTTTATGATATGACTATGCTTCGATTTAAACCTGAACAAAGAGTTGGTTACCGAGAGTACATGCGATCAGATGGTACGCGTTCTTATTTCTTCAGCTTGGATGCTGTAAGAAACTTAACGTCTGCTGCCGGCTTCATCGAG GTAGAACTTGAATACTGCTGCGTGAAGTCAGTCAACCGCAGGAATGGGAAGGTCATGAAACGAGTGTGGGTTCATGGGAAGTTTCAAAAGCCTAAGTGGAGTTGA
- the LOC140866391 gene encoding uncharacterized protein isoform X1, whose translation MTRSNSEAQSYFSKDFEWDRVKEEVESDPSLRFHLLPYSSEDTATQNHDSEAWENFHSRHSTGKFFKERRYLLKEFPELASCEGDSKVLEVGCGNGSTVLPILRGQESVSVYACDCSNEALERAKVVIGSTNSISNKSRFCPFQCDFSTFGFPSWLACESCSRSFPQTCKFGFPGASSSNKINGLNPSNFGENKRCIGGVDFITMIFTLSAIPFHGMPKAIAHCFPVLKPGGLILFRDYGLYDMTMLRFKPEQRVGYREYMRSDGTRSYFFSLDAVRNLTSAAGFIEVELEYCCVKSVNRRNGKVMKRVWVHGKFQKPKWS comes from the exons ATGACCAGAAGTAATAGCGAAGCCCAGAGTTACTTCTCCAAAGATTTCGAGTGGGATCGAGTCAAAGAAGAAGTCGAAAGCGATCCATCCCTTCGATTCCACTTGCTCCCCTACTCTTCGGAAGACACAGCTACCCAAAACCATGATTCCGAAGCTTGGGAAAACTTTCATTCTCGTCACTCCACTGGCAAGTTCTTCAAG GAGAGACGATACTTGTTGAAAGAGTTTCCAGAGTTAGCATCTTGCGAGGGTGATTCAAAGGTTTTGGAAGTGGGTTGTGGTAATGGAAGTACAGTGCTTCCGATCTTACG TGGACAGGAGAGCGTCAGTGTATATGCCTGTGATTGCAGTAATGAAGCTCTTGAGAGGGCCAAAGTTGTAATTGGTTCTACTAACTCAATCTCTAATAAAAGTCGTTTCTGTCCGTTCCAATGCGATTTTTCAACATTTGGATTTCCATCGTGGCTGGCCTGCGAAAGTTGCTCAAGAAGTTTCCCGCAGACTTGTAAGTTTGGATTTCCAG GTGCAAGCAGCAGTAATAAGATAAATGGCCTCAATCCATCCAACTTTGGCGAAAATAAACGTTGCATTGGTGGAGTGGATTTCATTACCATG ATATTTACTTTATCCGCTATACCATTTCACGGGATGCCTAAGGCCATTGCTCATTGCTTTCCTGTTCTAAAGCCGGGAGGCCTGATTTTGTTCAGGGATTATG GTCTTTATGATATGACTATGCTTCGATTTAAACCTGAACAAAGAGTTGGTTACCGAGAGTACATGCGATCAGATGGTACGCGTTCTTATTTCTTCAGCTTGGATGCTGTAAGAAACTTAACGTCTGCTGCCGGCTTCATCGAG GTAGAACTTGAATACTGCTGCGTGAAGTCAGTCAACCGCAGGAATGGGAAGGTCATGAAACGAGTGTGGGTTCATGGGAAGTTTCAAAAGCCTAAGTGGAGTTGA
- the LOC140865762 gene encoding uncharacterized protein — translation MQILSRWRIFVILEAPIARSMRAAATANPSTIYWASFHSTDACFEKWKHKLKADVGNNQQPSKNCIRYEVQQKRADTKKALKNLLFNGGCSITEPEKSFSKIEADYGDQLNKKSRIKPARQARRAYHKKMKRKHRRENSCEDFDEYPERIFEATYGKRCFKWTFKPWETGFDWRDTSDWSKSTYQEHGAKSRIESDDKSFIVGSYADRRILGLPAAGPLKIEDVKYAFRQSALKWHPDKHQGPSQEDAEEKFKCCANAYKSLCNALTTA, via the exons ATGCAAATTTTGTCGAGatggagaatttttgtgattcTCGAGGCCCCAATTGCTCGATCCATGAGGGCAGCAGCGACGGCAAATCCTTCGACTATTTATTGGGCTTCGTTCCATTCTACGGATGCTTGTTTTGAGAAATGGAAACACAAGCTTAAAGCT GATGTAGGAAACAACCAACAACCATCTAAG AATTGTATAAGGTATGAAGTACAGCAGAAGCGTGCTGACACAAAGAAAGCTCTTAAAAATCTACTCTTCAACGGGGGCTGCTCAATAACGGAGCCTGAG AAGTCTTTTTCGAAGATTGAAGCAGACTACGGGGACCAGCTAAACAAGAAATCTCGAATAAAGCCTGCTCGCCAAGCTCGGAGAGCTTACCACAAGAAAATGAAAC GAAAGCATCGGAGAGAGAATTCATGTGAAGATTTTGATGAATATCCCGAGAGAATATTTGAAGCTACCTATGGGAAAAGATGCTTTAAGTGGACCTTCAAACCCTGGGAGACGGGATTTGATTGGAGAGACACTTCGGACTGGAGTAAGAGCACATACCAAGAACATGGTGCCAAGAGTAGGATAGAATCTGATGACAAGTCTTTCATTGTTGGAAGTTATGCTGATCGGAGAATTCTTGGCTTACCAGCTGCTGGCCCATTGAAAATTGAGGATGTTAAGTATGC TTTTCGCCAGTCAGCTTTGAAGTGGCATCCTGACAAGCATCAAGGCCCTTCACAG GAAGATGCAGAAGAGAAATTCAAATGTTGTGCCAACGCATACAAATCACTGTGCAATGCACTCACAACGGCTTGA